In the genome of Mesotoga sp. Brook.08.105.5.1, the window GAATGAGACTTCAAACCAAGTCATACCTGAGTATTGAAGAACTCTCAGAAAGGATCAACCCGGTAATAAGAGGTTGGATAAACTACTACGGACACTTTCGCAAATTTGAAATGTATACAGTACTGAGTCGGCTAAACAAAGCCTTAGTTCAGTGGGTAAGAAACAAGTACAAGAAAAGGAGAGGTCGTACAAAAGCGGGTAAATGGCTAGAAGCTCTTGCTCGCAGAGAGCCTCATCTATTTGTACACTGGACAATGGGGATATTCTATTCGGCTGGATAATGGGAGCCGGATGAATCGAGAGGTTCAAGTCCGGTTCTGAGAGAGCCTGGGGGTGAAATCCCCCTGGGCTACTCACCAGCATTGTCA includes:
- a CDS encoding group II intron maturase-specific domain-containing protein, translating into MRLQTKSYLSIEELSERINPVIRGWINYYGHFRKFEMYTVLSRLNKALVQWVRNKYKKRRGRTKAGKWLEALARREPHLFVHWTMGIFYSAG